Proteins co-encoded in one Ziziphus jujuba cultivar Dongzao chromosome 9, ASM3175591v1 genomic window:
- the LOC107427527 gene encoding sulfate transporter 1.2, translating into MSKRFSGELEMKETEIASGPPSRRHANKVAPADAKYKVGVPPKLSLFEEFKSTVKETFFPDEPLRSFRDQSKSRKFVMGLEAVFPILSWGRDYNLTKFKGDLIAGLTIASLCIPQDIGYAKLARLPAQNGLYSSFVPPLVYAFMGSSRDIAIGPVAVVSLLLGGMLENEIDPEKNKSEFLRLAFTATFFAGVTQIVLGFFRLGFVIEFLSHAAIVGFMGGAAVTIALQQLKGLLGIKDFTKKTDIVSVMRSVWSSVHHGWNWQTILIGISFLCFMLLTKYIAKKNKKLFWVSAISPLISVVLSTFFVYVTHANKHGVAIVNHIKKGVNPPSVNEIYFTGDYLAKGFRIGLVCGMVALTEAVAIGRTFASMRDYQLDGNKEMVALGTMNIVGSMTSCYVATGSFSRSAVNFMAGCHTAVSNIVMSCVVLLTLELITPLFKYTPNAILASIIICAVIGLIDIEAVILIWRVDKSDFIACMGAFFGVVFISVEIGLLIAVAISFAKILLQVTRPRTAVLGKLPWTNVYRNIQQYPEATRVPGILIVRVDSAIYFSNSNYIKERILRWLIDEEEFNKEKNQPKIQHLIVEMSPVTDIDTSGIHALEELYRALEKKEIQLILANPGPVVIGKLHDSKFADVIGEDNIFPSVADAVQARDPKTEEL; encoded by the exons ATGAGCAAACGTTTTTCTGGTGAATTGGAGATGAAGGAGACCGAAATCGCAAGCGGACCTCCTTCACGTCGACATGCTAATAAGGTTGCGCCGGCCGATGCTAAGTATAAGGTGGGTGTGCCTCCTAAACTAAGCCTTTTTGAAGAATTTAAAAGTACAGTGAAGGAAACATTTTTCCCAGATGAACCTTTACGTTCATTCAGAGACCAATCCAAATCGAGAAAGTTTGTTATGGGTTTGGAAGCTGTTTTTCCCATCCTTAGTTGGGGAAGGGACTATAATCTCACTAAATTCAAAGGTGACCTAATTGCCGGACTTACCATTGCTAGTCTTTGTATTCCTCAG GATATTGGATATGCAAAGCTTGCTAGATTGCCAGCTCAAAATGGATTGT aCTCTAGCTTCGTTCCACCTCTTGTGTATGCATTCATGGGAAGTTCAAGAGATATTGCAATAGGACCCGTGGCTGTGGTGTCTCTCTTGCTTGGTGGTATGCTGGAGAATGAGATCGAtcctgaaaaaaataaatctgaATTTCTCCGCCTCGCTTTCACTGCCACATTTTTCGCCGGTGTCACGCAGATTGTACTTGGTTTTTTCAG ACTGGGTTTCGTGATTGAGTTTCTATCTCATGCTGCCATTGTTGGATTCATGGGTGGAGCTGCTGTCACCATTGCTCTTCAACAGCTTAAAGGTTTGCTTGGCATTAAGGATTTCACCAAGAAGACGGATATTGTTTCAGTTATGCGCTCAGTCTGGAGTTCCGTACACCACGGg TGGAACTGGCAGACGATACTCATTGGAATATCGTTCTTGTGCTTCATGTTGCTTACTAAGTACATA gccaagaaaaacaagaaattattttgggtttctGCCatttctcctttgatctccgtTGTTCTTTCCACCTTTTTTGTGTATGTAACACATGCAAACAAGCATGGTGTGGCAATT GTGAATCATATTAAAAAAGGTGTGAATCCACCGTCCGTTAATGAAATCTATTTCACCGGAGACTATCTAGCCAAGGGTTTTAGGATCGGACTGGTGTGCGGCATGGTTGCGCTAACG GAAGCTGTAGCGATTGGGAGAACTTTTGCTAGCATGAGGGACTATCAGCTGGATGGAAATAAAGAAATGGTGGCACTAGGAACCATGAACATTGTTGGCTCTATGACATCTTGTTATGTTGCTACAG GGTCCTTCTCAAGGTCAGCAGTAAACTTCATGGCAGGCTGCCATACAGCGGTGTCGAACATCGTGATGTCTTGTGTGGTACTTTTGACATTGGAACTCATCACACCGCTGTTTAAGTACACCCCAAATGCCATTCTTGCTTCTATCATTATATGCGCTGTGATAGGCTTGATTGACATAGAAGCAGTGATTCTGATATGGAGGGTCGACAAGTCTGATTTCATTGCATGCATGGGAGCCTTCTTTGGTGTGGTTTTTATTTCAGTTGAGATCGGTCTCTTAATTGCG GTGGCTATATCCTTTGCCAAAATCCTTTTACAAGTAACGAGGCCACGAACCGCAGTTCTTGGGAAGCTTCCATGGACTAATGTTTATAGGAACATCCAGCAATATCCAGAAGCAACTAGGGTTCCTGGTATTTTAATTGTGAGAGTTGATTCTGCAATATACTTTTCAAACTCTAACTATATTAAGGAGAG GATTTTAAGATGGCTTATCGATGAAGAAGAAtttaacaaggaaaaaaatcagCCTAAAATTCAGCATTTGATTGTTGAAATGTCAC CCGTCACTGACATTGACACTAGTGGCATCCATGCCTTAGAAGAGTTATACAGGGCCCTTGAGAAGAAAGAAATTCAG CTTATTTTAGCAAATCCAGGACCAGTTGTGATTGGGAAACTTCATGATTCAAAATTTGCAGATGTAATCGGGGAGGACAACATTTTTCCTTCGGTTGCTGATGCTGTTCAAGCACGTGACCCCAAAACTGAAGAACTTTGA
- the LOC107427526 gene encoding protein FAR1-RELATED SEQUENCE 9-like: MEKQMAKIYTRKIFLKFQDELWQSLVTMPQLVHENDTHKVYMVESGPHENGHRAREIAYDKGSNYASCSCKKFESQGIPCKHILAFLRLFGNIPLPNNLLQKSLIKPTDEESSAIVSDSLKGLLEKLNSAGGSKKSGGMSAKHSNVCDTSLKDPSQVRAKGCGRRLKRGKEIAIKTAKYRGRRCNGYEKIGESHDKRNYPILNSQ, encoded by the exons atggaaaagcaaatggCTAAGATTTACACACGCAAGatttttcttaagtttcaaGATGAGTTGTGGCAAAGCTTAGTAACAATGCCACAACTTGTGCATGAAAATGATACACATAAAGTGTATATGGTCGAGAGCGGTCCTCATGAAAATGGTCATAGAGCTCGGGAAATTGCTTATGACAAAGGTTCGAACTATGCATCTTGCAGTTGTAAGAAGTTTGAGAGTCAAGGAATACCATGTAAGcatattttggcatttttgCGACTCTTTGGTAATATTCCCTTGCCAAATAA CTTGCTGCAGAAGTCATTGATAAAGCCAACAGATGAGGAGTCAAGTGCAATTGTGAGTGATAGTCTGAAAGGTTTGCTTGAGAAGCTTAACTCTGCAGGTGGCAGCAAGAAGAGTGGAGGGATGTCTGCAAAACATAGTAATGTTTGTGACACAAGTTTGAAAGATCCATCTCAAGTGAGGGCAAAGGGATGTGGACGAAGATTAAAAAGGGGGAAAGAGATAGCAATTAAAACCGCAAAGTATAGAGGTCGACGTTGCAATGGATATGAAAAAATTGGAGAATCACATGACAAAAGAAATTATCCAATCCTCAACAGTCAGTAA
- the LOC107427537 gene encoding chaperone protein dnaJ 20, chloroplastic, which translates to MNLSPTSVIQTSKPFLPYHPNYNKNHQSNKVFSSVSCKSATKPSCGYNNKTNFYKMLCLSTEMASMDEIKKAYRSMALRHHPDVCLDPSMKEESTKMFVKLIEAYQTLSDPVLRKEYDYEMLLTSANSGRTFKVDLNDQLGRRRKWQEQIVELKRRSNSRMAQREGSWGCRMRAKS; encoded by the coding sequence atgaacTTGTCCCCAACTTCAGTCATACAAACTTCAAAACCATTTCTTCCTTATCATCCAAACTACAACAAAAACCATCAATCCAATAAAGTTTTCTCTTCGGTTTCATGCAAATCGGCAACAAAGCCGAGTTGTGGATACAACAACAAAACCAATTTCTACAAGATGCTTTGTTTGAGCACCGAAATGGCAAGCATGGATGAGATAAagaaagcatatagaagcatgGCTCTTCGGCATCATCCCGACGTTTGTCTTGATCCGTCCATGAAGGAAGAATCGACGAAGATGTTCGTGAAACTGATAGAGGCTTATCAGACACTATCAGATCCTGTGTTGAGAAAGGAATATGATTATGAGATGTTGCTTACAAGTGCTAATTCTGGAAGAACATTCAAAGTGGATTTGAATGACCaacttggaagaagaagaaaatggcaAGAACAGATTGTTGAATTGAAGAGAAGGTCCAATTCTCGCATGGCTCAAAGGGAAGGATCATGGGGTTGTAGAATGAGAGCCAAAAGTTAG